From Odontesthes bonariensis isolate fOdoBon6 chromosome 21, fOdoBon6.hap1, whole genome shotgun sequence, a single genomic window includes:
- the gid4 gene encoding glucose-induced degradation protein 4 homolog has product MTVADGDSFALIMPVRAECRCTTGTACPSTACLVPPAPINTYQPGVATSLLYSGSQFRGYQRSKGNSYDVEVVLQHVTVEDSYLCGYLKIKGLTEEYPTLTTFFVGEIISRRRPFLTRKWDADEDVDRKHWGKFQAFYKYAKNFNSDDFDYKALENSDYIFMRWKEQFLVPDHTIKDISGASFAGFYYICFQKSTATIEGYYYHRSSEWYQSLSLNHIQEHSMPIYEFR; this is encoded by the exons ATGACGGTTGCTGACGGTGATTCTTTCGCGCTCATCATGCCTGTCCGAGCAGAGTGCCGCTGTACAACCGGCACGGCCTGCCCATCCACGGCCTGTCTTGTTCCCCCGGCGCCGATCAACACCTACCAGCCGGGGGTGGCCACTTCACTACTGTACAGTGGCTCACAGTTTCGGGGATACCAGAGGAGCAAAGGCAACTCCTACGACGTCGAGGTTGTTTTGCAG CATGTGACTGTGGAGGACTCATATTTGTGTGGATACCTGAAGATCAAAGGCCTGACTGAG GAGTATCCAACTCTTACAACGTTCTTTGTTGGTGAAATTATCAGCCGCAGGAGGCCTTTTTTAACTAGAAAGTGGGACGCGGATGAGGACGTGGACAGAAAGCACTGG GGGAAATTTCAGGCTTTTTACAAATATGCCAAAAACTTTAACTCGGACGATTTTGACTACAAGGCGCTGGAAAACAGTGATTATATCTTCATGAGGTGGAAG GAGCAGTTTTTAGTTCCAGACCACACTATCAAAGACATCAGCGGTGCATCCTTCGCAGGCTTCTACTACATCTGCTTCCAGAAGTCTACAGCCACTATTGAGGGGTACTATTACCACAGGAGCTCAGAGTG GTACCAGTCTCTAAGCCTGAACCATATTCAAGAGCACAGTATGCCTATCTATGAATTTCGGTGA